The Indicator indicator isolate 239-I01 chromosome 22, UM_Iind_1.1, whole genome shotgun sequence genome includes a window with the following:
- the LFNG gene encoding beta-1,3-N-acetylglucosaminyltransferase lunatic fringe isoform X2 produces the protein MLKSCGRKLLLSLVGSMFTCLLVLMVEPPGRPGLARGEAGGAQRALQSLGAAAAVAPSAVGAQGSPGLRSFADYFGRLSRARREVPAAPPSPPRPPAEDISPRDVFIAVKTTKKFHKARLELLLDTWISRNRDMTFIFTDGEDEELKKHTGNVINTNCSAAHSRQALSCKMAVEYDKFIESGRKWFCHVDDDNYVNVRMLVKLLSSYLHTQDIYIGKPSLDRPIQATERISETKMHPVHFWFATGGAGFCISRGLALKMSPWASGGHFMSTAEKIRLPDDCTIGYIIESVLGVKLIRSNLFHSHLENLHQVPKTEIHKQVTLSYGMFENKRNSIHMKGAFSVEEDPSRFRSVHCLLYPDTPWCPANVAY, from the exons ATGCTGAAGAGCTGCGGGAGGAAACTGCTGCTGTCCCTCGTGGGCTCCATGTTCACCTGCCTCCTGGTGCTCATGGTGGAGCCACCGGGAAGGCCGGGGCTAGCCCGGGGGGAGGCCGGCGGGGCGCAGCGAGCgctgcagagcctgggggcggcggcggcggtggccCCTTCCGCGGTTGGGGCACAGGGTTCCCCCGGTCTCCGTAGTTTCGCCGACTACTTCGGGCGGCTGAGCCGAGCCCGAAGGGAGGTTCCTGCCGCCCCGCCGAGCCCTCCGCGGCCGCCGGCCGAGGACATCTCTCCTCGCGATGTCTTCATCGCCGTCAAGACCACGAAGAAGTTTCACAAGGCacggctggagctgctgctcgaCACCTGGATCTCCCGTAATCGCGACATG ACCTTCATCTTCACAGATGGGGAGGATGAGGAGCTGAAGAAGCA CACAGGGAATGTCATCAACACCAACTGCTCAGCTGCCCACAGCCGCCAGGCCCTGTCGTGCAAGATGGCTGTGGAGTATGACAAGTTCATCGAGTCTGGCAGAAA gtgGTTCTGCCACGTGGATGATGACAACTACGTGAATGTGCGAATGCTGGTGAAGCTCCTCTCCAGCTACCTCCACACGCAGGACATCTACATTGGGAAGCCCAGCCTGGACCGGCCCATCCAGGCTACGGAGAGGATCAGTGAGACCAAGATG CACCCTGTGCATTTCTGGTTTGCCACGGGCGGAGCAGGGTTCTGCATCAGCCGGGGGCTGGCACTGAAGATGAGCCCATGGGCCAG CGGGGGCCACTTCATGAGCACCGCGGAGAAGATCCGCCTGCCTGATGACTGCACCATCGGCTACATCATCGAGTCTGTGCTGGGGGTGAAGCTTATCCGGAGCAACCTTTTCCACTCACACCTGGAGAACCTCCATCAGGTGCCCAAGACAGAAATCCACAAACAG GTGACACTAAGCTACGGTATGTTTGAAAACAAACGCAATTCCATCCACATGAAGGGAGCCTTCTCCGTTGAGGAGGACCCATCCAG GTTTCGCTCCGTGCACTGCCTGCTGTACCCCGACACACCGTGGTGCCCTGCCAACGTGGCTTACTAG
- the LFNG gene encoding beta-1,3-N-acetylglucosaminyltransferase lunatic fringe isoform X1 — MLKSCGRKLLLSLVGSMFTCLLVLMVEPPGRPGLARGEAGGAQRALQSLGAAAAVAPSAVGAQGSPGLRSFADYFGRLSRARREVPAAPPSPPRPPAEDISPRDVFIAVKTTKKFHKARLELLLDTWISRNRDMTFIFTDGEDEELKKQARNVINTNCSAAHSRQALSCKMAVEYDKFIESGRKWFCHVDDDNYVNVRMLVKLLSSYLHTQDIYIGKPSLDRPIQATERISETKMHPVHFWFATGGAGFCISRGLALKMSPWASGGHFMSTAEKIRLPDDCTIGYIIESVLGVKLIRSNLFHSHLENLHQVPKTEIHKQVTLSYGMFENKRNSIHMKGAFSVEEDPSRFRSVHCLLYPDTPWCPANVAY; from the exons ATGCTGAAGAGCTGCGGGAGGAAACTGCTGCTGTCCCTCGTGGGCTCCATGTTCACCTGCCTCCTGGTGCTCATGGTGGAGCCACCGGGAAGGCCGGGGCTAGCCCGGGGGGAGGCCGGCGGGGCGCAGCGAGCgctgcagagcctgggggcggcggcggcggtggccCCTTCCGCGGTTGGGGCACAGGGTTCCCCCGGTCTCCGTAGTTTCGCCGACTACTTCGGGCGGCTGAGCCGAGCCCGAAGGGAGGTTCCTGCCGCCCCGCCGAGCCCTCCGCGGCCGCCGGCCGAGGACATCTCTCCTCGCGATGTCTTCATCGCCGTCAAGACCACGAAGAAGTTTCACAAGGCacggctggagctgctgctcgaCACCTGGATCTCCCGTAATCGCGACATG ACCTTCATCTTCACAGATGGGGAGGATGAGGAGCTGAAGAAGCAAGCAC GGAATGTCATCAACACCAACTGCTCAGCTGCCCACAGCCGCCAGGCCCTGTCGTGCAAGATGGCTGTGGAGTATGACAAGTTCATCGAGTCTGGCAGAAA gtgGTTCTGCCACGTGGATGATGACAACTACGTGAATGTGCGAATGCTGGTGAAGCTCCTCTCCAGCTACCTCCACACGCAGGACATCTACATTGGGAAGCCCAGCCTGGACCGGCCCATCCAGGCTACGGAGAGGATCAGTGAGACCAAGATG CACCCTGTGCATTTCTGGTTTGCCACGGGCGGAGCAGGGTTCTGCATCAGCCGGGGGCTGGCACTGAAGATGAGCCCATGGGCCAG CGGGGGCCACTTCATGAGCACCGCGGAGAAGATCCGCCTGCCTGATGACTGCACCATCGGCTACATCATCGAGTCTGTGCTGGGGGTGAAGCTTATCCGGAGCAACCTTTTCCACTCACACCTGGAGAACCTCCATCAGGTGCCCAAGACAGAAATCCACAAACAG GTGACACTAAGCTACGGTATGTTTGAAAACAAACGCAATTCCATCCACATGAAGGGAGCCTTCTCCGTTGAGGAGGACCCATCCAG GTTTCGCTCCGTGCACTGCCTGCTGTACCCCGACACACCGTGGTGCCCTGCCAACGTGGCTTACTAG